The following are encoded in a window of Tessaracoccus flavescens genomic DNA:
- a CDS encoding IS1634 family transposase, translating to MSPFVRKVKTASGATAVQIVEKRNGRRRILEHVGSAHDEAELAVLLSAAQQRVHGVQDDMLQFEQPGRAPAGPVVEHTSSELLWRVLTDAYARLGFDQIDDEVFASLVAARIIEPTSKQDTLRVLGELGLPVPHLNTLYNCLRRCVERDYRSRVATACWAHATARGPVALVMYDLTTLHFEVTNEDRLRKVGMSKERRVDPQVTVGLLVTADGFPLEVALFEGNKAETKTLIPVIEQFKTRHGINELVVVADAGMLSADNLNGLEDAGCRFIVASRQSHVPYDLGDHFERHGNYTPDDSTIETTRDMGTGRQRRTRRVVYHYSFKRHKRDDKTINAQVVKAEKVADGLRPVARDRFVTVTTDVDGKKAEVNWDVIERARFCAGFKGYVTNIGADVMDGAAVVATYRDLWHVEESFRMAKGDLQARPIFHRKREPIEAHLTVVFAALAVARYLQDQTGVSIKRLVQTLRPLRAVMITIAGQPIQAQPRLTAEAEAILAKIPRGAGH from the coding sequence GTGAGTCCGTTCGTGCGGAAGGTCAAGACCGCCTCGGGGGCGACGGCGGTCCAGATCGTCGAGAAGCGCAACGGCCGCCGCCGGATCTTGGAGCATGTCGGTTCGGCCCACGACGAGGCCGAGCTCGCGGTGCTACTCAGCGCCGCCCAGCAGCGTGTCCATGGCGTCCAGGACGACATGCTGCAGTTCGAACAGCCCGGGCGGGCACCTGCCGGGCCCGTGGTGGAACACACCTCCAGCGAGTTGCTGTGGCGGGTGCTGACCGACGCCTATGCGCGGCTGGGGTTCGACCAGATCGATGACGAGGTGTTCGCCTCGCTGGTGGCGGCGCGGATCATCGAGCCGACCTCGAAGCAAGACACGCTGCGGGTGCTGGGCGAGCTGGGTCTGCCGGTGCCGCACTTGAACACCCTCTACAACTGTCTGCGGCGGTGTGTGGAGCGTGACTACCGCAGCCGGGTCGCTACCGCCTGCTGGGCCCACGCGACCGCCCGGGGGCCGGTGGCGTTGGTGATGTACGACCTGACCACGCTGCATTTCGAGGTGACCAACGAGGACCGACTCCGGAAGGTCGGGATGAGCAAGGAACGCCGCGTCGACCCCCAGGTCACGGTCGGGTTGCTGGTCACCGCAGACGGGTTCCCGCTCGAGGTGGCGCTCTTTGAGGGCAACAAGGCAGAGACCAAGACCCTGATCCCGGTGATCGAGCAGTTCAAGACCCGCCACGGCATCAACGAGCTGGTCGTGGTCGCCGACGCCGGGATGCTGTCAGCCGACAACCTCAACGGCCTCGAAGACGCCGGATGCCGCTTCATCGTCGCCTCCCGCCAGTCGCACGTGCCCTACGACCTGGGCGACCACTTCGAACGCCACGGCAACTACACCCCCGATGACTCGACCATCGAGACCACCCGCGACATGGGTACCGGCCGGCAGCGGCGCACCCGCCGAGTGGTGTATCACTACTCCTTCAAGCGGCACAAGCGAGACGACAAGACCATCAACGCCCAGGTCGTCAAGGCCGAGAAGGTCGCCGACGGGCTGAGACCCGTCGCCCGGGACCGGTTCGTGACGGTCACCACCGACGTCGACGGGAAGAAGGCCGAGGTCAACTGGGATGTCATCGAACGGGCCAGGTTCTGCGCCGGGTTCAAGGGCTACGTCACCAACATCGGCGCCGACGTGATGGACGGCGCAGCGGTGGTGGCCACCTACCGGGACCTGTGGCACGTCGAGGAGTCCTTCCGGATGGCCAAGGGAGACCTCCAGGCCCGCCCGATCTTCCACCGCAAGCGCGAACCGATCGAGGCCCACCTCACCGTCGTGTTCGCCGCGCTCGCGGTCGCGCGCTACCTCCAAGACCAGACCGGCGTCAGCATCAAACGCCTCGTGCAGACACTGCGACCCCTCCGGGCCGTCATGATCACCATCGCCGGACAGCCCATCCAGGCCCAACCACGCCTCACCGCCGAAGCCGAAGCCATCCTCGCCAAGATCCCTCGCGGAGCGGGGCACTAA
- a CDS encoding ISL3 family transposase, translated as MVDVDKTGHGVLVVTMESAPTVMGCPTCGVVAESRGRRTTTLVDIPCFARPTRLRWRKRTWRCLEPACPTRVFTEQDEQIARPRGLLTTRACRWVIEQVRREHASIHALARQLGVAWKTVWGSIQPILATLADDEARFAGVTTLGVDEHLWHHVSPRKRGPKELTGMVDLTRDKDGRVRARLLDLVPGRSGTVYKTWLDQRGTAFKAGVEVATLDPFHGYKNAIDDKLADATAVLDAFHVVALAGRAVDEVRRRVQQEIHGHRGRAGDPLYGIRNILRCAAERLTEKQQARLAAAIAADERHDAVHIAWQCAQRVRAAYAHPDPARGRQLAEQVVASFPTCPIPEIAKLGRTLKQWRDAFLAYFDTGRASNGGTESINGLIELHRRIARGFRNRDNYRLRMLLIGGGLTPPPPPEV; from the coding sequence GTGGTCGACGTCGACAAGACCGGCCATGGCGTGCTCGTGGTCACGATGGAGTCCGCGCCGACGGTGATGGGCTGCCCGACGTGTGGGGTGGTCGCTGAGAGTCGCGGCCGACGCACGACCACGCTGGTGGACATCCCGTGTTTCGCCCGGCCGACCCGGCTGCGGTGGCGCAAACGCACGTGGCGGTGCCTGGAGCCGGCGTGCCCGACCAGGGTGTTCACCGAGCAGGACGAGCAGATAGCCCGCCCGCGCGGGCTGTTGACCACCCGGGCGTGCCGGTGGGTGATCGAGCAGGTCCGCCGCGAGCACGCCTCCATCCACGCACTCGCGCGGCAGCTGGGGGTGGCGTGGAAGACGGTATGGGGCTCGATCCAACCCATCCTGGCGACGCTGGCCGACGACGAGGCCCGGTTCGCCGGCGTGACCACCCTCGGGGTGGACGAACACCTGTGGCACCACGTGAGTCCCCGCAAGCGCGGCCCGAAGGAACTCACCGGCATGGTCGACCTGACCCGTGACAAGGACGGACGCGTCCGAGCCCGGCTGCTCGACCTCGTACCCGGCCGCTCCGGGACCGTGTACAAGACATGGCTCGACCAACGCGGCACGGCGTTCAAGGCTGGGGTCGAGGTCGCCACCCTGGACCCGTTCCACGGCTACAAGAACGCCATCGACGACAAACTCGCCGACGCCACCGCTGTCCTGGATGCTTTCCATGTGGTCGCCCTGGCCGGCCGGGCGGTCGATGAGGTTCGCCGCCGCGTGCAGCAGGAGATCCACGGTCACCGTGGCCGTGCCGGCGACCCGCTGTACGGGATCCGGAACATCCTGCGCTGCGCGGCCGAGCGGCTCACCGAGAAGCAACAGGCCCGCCTGGCCGCTGCCATCGCCGCCGACGAGCGCCACGACGCCGTCCACATCGCCTGGCAGTGCGCCCAACGTGTTCGCGCCGCGTACGCCCACCCCGACCCCGCTCGAGGCCGCCAACTCGCTGAACAAGTCGTCGCCAGCTTCCCCACGTGTCCCATCCCCGAGATCGCCAAGCTGGGCCGCACCCTCAAGCAGTGGAGGGACGCCTTCCTGGCCTACTTCGACACCGGCCGCGCCAGCAACGGCGGCACCGAGAGCATCAACGGGCTCATCGAACTCCACCGCCGCATCGCCCGCGGCTTCCGCAACCGAGACAACTACCGGCTACGCATGCTCCTCATCGGCGGCGGACTCACCCCGCCACCCCCACCGGAAGTGTGA
- a CDS encoding integrase catalytic domain-containing protein encodes MAARVEITKKYAKAYAAAPKKGKSQILDHVVEITGWNRDHARQQLVARLKQAPGRATATVAVIDRRKTKACKYSYDARLILQRVWAASGGSCGQYLAASMSDLIDAMEAEGELVPSQDRYSAEVRAELESMSAATIDRYLAPARAKDPIRGKTATKPGSLLRNSITVRKAGDEVEAEPGFFEVDTVAHCGPTLKGEFARSVNFTDMHTGWSFTYSIRNNAHLHIRTAFDHFIAQVPFAVTGIDCDNGSEFINHDLIGWAGQREVFFTRSRPYKKNDQATIESKNNHLVRRYGFYHRYDTATELALLNQLWPLVNDRLNFFTPTKKPEGWATDTVGRRKRLYDKPRSPYQRLLAAGVLNPAQETELAAYKATLKPVAMQRRITEIQQELTRLAGRKTARLEQHIAWKAPDPAGLKTRAS; translated from the coding sequence ATGGCAGCCCGAGTCGAGATCACGAAGAAGTACGCCAAGGCCTATGCCGCGGCCCCGAAGAAGGGCAAGTCCCAGATCCTCGACCACGTGGTCGAGATCACCGGCTGGAACCGTGACCATGCCCGCCAGCAGTTGGTGGCCCGGTTGAAACAGGCCCCGGGACGGGCCACCGCGACGGTCGCGGTGATCGATCGGCGCAAGACCAAGGCGTGTAAGTACTCCTACGACGCCAGGCTGATCCTGCAGCGGGTATGGGCGGCCTCGGGGGGCAGCTGCGGGCAGTACCTCGCCGCATCCATGAGCGATCTGATCGATGCGATGGAAGCCGAAGGCGAACTGGTGCCTAGCCAGGACCGTTACAGCGCCGAGGTCAGGGCCGAGCTGGAATCGATGTCGGCGGCCACGATCGACCGGTACCTCGCACCGGCGCGGGCGAAGGACCCGATCCGAGGAAAGACCGCCACCAAGCCCGGCAGCCTGCTACGAAACTCGATCACCGTGCGTAAAGCCGGTGACGAGGTCGAAGCCGAACCCGGGTTCTTCGAAGTCGACACCGTGGCCCACTGCGGCCCCACGCTGAAGGGCGAGTTCGCCCGCAGCGTGAACTTCACCGACATGCACACCGGCTGGAGCTTCACCTACTCCATCCGCAACAACGCCCACCTCCACATCCGGACCGCGTTCGACCACTTCATCGCCCAGGTCCCGTTCGCGGTCACCGGGATCGATTGTGACAACGGCTCGGAGTTCATCAACCACGACCTGATCGGCTGGGCCGGCCAACGAGAGGTGTTCTTCACCCGGTCGCGGCCTTACAAGAAAAACGATCAAGCCACCATCGAATCGAAGAACAACCACCTCGTGCGCCGCTACGGCTTCTACCACCGCTACGACACCGCCACCGAACTCGCGTTACTCAACCAGCTATGGCCGCTGGTCAACGACCGGCTCAACTTCTTCACCCCCACGAAGAAACCCGAAGGCTGGGCCACCGACACCGTAGGGCGCCGCAAACGCCTCTACGACAAGCCACGCTCCCCCTACCAGAGGCTCCTGGCCGCCGGGGTCCTCAACCCCGCCCAGGAAACAGAACTAGCCGCCTACAAGGCCACCCTCAAACCCGTCGCAATGCAACGACGCATCACCGAGATCCAACAGGAGCTCACCCGACTCGCAGGCCGAAAGACAGCCCGTCTCGAACAACACATCGCATGGAAGGCACCCGACCCCGCCGGCCTCAAAACCCGGGCCAGCTAA
- a CDS encoding DUF3566 domain-containing protein, with translation MSENSPRWPGRNGSPGLDFSPYRKTDDEKAEPAEVSAKSAAAKSDDTQVSQAAKGPAEAPKPRSTVSERAANTAKEWAAVPVSGMPATARTAEQEDKPSHPSTATRPDPKPVVKAEPKTTEKVEAKPDSATLTPNTRSRRTRKARLRLSRIDPWSVMKTTFLFSIAFGIMLVVATFVIWSVLAGSGAMESVNTLVNTVLGDAENPENSFRLEDYLSSSRVLGFAAVLAAIDVVIITAVATLFAFLYNLAATVMGGLEVTLAED, from the coding sequence ATGAGTGAGAACTCACCGCGTTGGCCCGGACGTAACGGATCGCCCGGCCTCGACTTTTCTCCGTACCGCAAGACGGACGACGAGAAGGCGGAGCCTGCGGAGGTGAGCGCCAAGTCGGCGGCCGCGAAGTCCGACGACACGCAGGTCTCGCAGGCGGCCAAGGGCCCGGCCGAGGCGCCGAAGCCCAGGTCCACGGTCTCCGAACGCGCAGCCAACACCGCGAAGGAGTGGGCGGCCGTTCCCGTCTCGGGGATGCCCGCCACCGCTCGCACCGCTGAGCAGGAGGACAAGCCGTCCCACCCGAGCACCGCGACCCGCCCCGACCCGAAGCCTGTCGTCAAGGCCGAGCCGAAGACGACCGAGAAGGTCGAGGCCAAGCCCGACAGTGCGACCCTCACGCCGAATACGCGCAGCCGCCGCACCCGCAAGGCCCGGCTGCGCCTCTCGCGCATCGATCCCTGGTCGGTGATGAAGACCACGTTCCTGTTCTCGATCGCGTTCGGCATCATGCTGGTCGTGGCGACGTTCGTGATCTGGTCGGTGCTCGCCGGCTCCGGGGCGATGGAGTCGGTCAACACGCTTGTCAACACCGTCCTGGGCGACGCCGAGAACCCGGAGAACTCATTCCGGCTCGAAGACTACCTCTCGTCCTCGCGCGTGCTCGGTTTCGCCGCCGTCCTCGCCGCGATCGACGTCGTGATCATCACGGCCGTCGCCACCCTGTTCGCCTTCCTCTACAACCTGGCCGCCACCGTCATGGGCGGCCTGGAGGTCACCCTCGCCGAGGACTGA
- the gyrA gene encoding DNA gyrase subunit A, which translates to MADEKDDTTTDEIEAPGLGRVDPIDLQVEIQNSYLDYAMSVIVGRALPDVRDGLKPVHRRVLYAMWDGGYRPDRGWNKCSRVVGEVMGLYHPHGDSAIYDTLVRLAQPWAMRYPLVSGQGNFGSQGNDKAAAMRYTECKMAPLAVEMVREIEQNTVDFRPNYDNREEEPVVLPARFPNLLVNGSTGIAVGMATNIPTHNLREVNDAVQWALENPEASREELLEAAMQRIQGPDFPGGGLIVGRGGIEEAYRTGRGSVTMRAVIDMEEDNKGRQLLVITELPYMCNPDTLAQKIADLVNSGRLTGIADIRDDTSARTGQRLVIVLKRDAQPRVVMNNLYKHTALQDTFGCNMLAIVEEVPRTLRLDQFISLWIKHQLEVIRRRTQWQLDEEERAAHLDRGLVKALNMLDEVIALIRASRTAEEASLGLQDLLDIDELQARNILDQQLRRLASMEIQKIVDRLAERERRIADLKDILADEVRQRTIISTELQEIVDKYGDDRRTRIVAADGDFSEEDFIPNEDVVVTITHGGYAKRTRADQYRLQKRGGKGVRGASLRADDEVQHLFITTNHQWLLFFTNYGRVYRTKAWQLPEAGRDAKGGHVAGLMNFLPDERIAQVLTINSYEDAPYLLLATKKGLVKKTELKAYDSPRQAGVIAINFRDEDDELIGASLVSSEDDVLLISRKAQAIRFQADDSQLRPMGRATSGVTGMKFRDGDELLSLSVLKADEDYEDQFVFTVTDGGFAKRTVIDEYRQQGRGGLGIKAMKLSEGRGQLVGGLIVAEGDEVIAIKMSGQVTRSAVSDVPVKGRDTMGVKFVGVRGGDSVRAIALYPESKVLEELESEATENAAGEDTVEEGTVGDEIVAETVIEPQEDTDE; encoded by the coding sequence ATGGCTGACGAGAAGGACGACACCACCACCGACGAGATCGAGGCCCCAGGGCTCGGCCGCGTCGATCCGATCGACCTGCAGGTCGAGATCCAGAACTCGTATCTCGACTACGCGATGAGCGTCATCGTCGGACGAGCGCTGCCCGACGTGCGCGACGGCCTGAAGCCGGTGCACCGTCGGGTGCTCTACGCGATGTGGGACGGCGGCTACCGCCCCGACCGCGGCTGGAACAAGTGTTCCCGCGTCGTGGGTGAGGTGATGGGTCTCTACCACCCGCACGGCGACTCCGCGATCTACGACACCCTCGTGCGCCTCGCGCAGCCGTGGGCGATGCGCTACCCGCTCGTCTCCGGCCAGGGTAACTTCGGTTCGCAGGGCAACGACAAGGCCGCGGCCATGCGGTACACCGAGTGCAAGATGGCCCCGCTCGCGGTCGAGATGGTGCGCGAGATCGAGCAGAACACGGTCGACTTCCGCCCCAACTACGACAACCGTGAGGAGGAGCCGGTCGTCCTGCCGGCCCGCTTCCCGAACCTGCTGGTCAACGGCTCGACGGGCATCGCCGTCGGCATGGCCACCAACATCCCCACGCACAACCTGCGCGAGGTCAACGACGCCGTCCAGTGGGCGCTCGAGAACCCCGAGGCCAGCCGCGAGGAACTCCTCGAGGCAGCGATGCAGCGCATCCAGGGCCCCGACTTCCCTGGCGGAGGACTGATCGTGGGTCGTGGCGGCATCGAGGAGGCCTACCGCACCGGTCGCGGCTCGGTCACCATGCGCGCCGTGATCGACATGGAGGAGGACAACAAGGGTCGTCAGCTCCTGGTGATCACCGAGTTGCCCTACATGTGCAACCCGGACACCCTCGCCCAGAAGATCGCCGACCTGGTCAACTCCGGTCGCCTCACCGGCATCGCCGACATCCGCGACGACACCTCTGCCCGAACCGGTCAGCGGCTCGTCATCGTGCTCAAGCGCGACGCGCAGCCCCGCGTCGTGATGAACAACCTGTACAAGCACACCGCGCTGCAAGACACGTTCGGCTGCAACATGCTCGCCATCGTCGAAGAGGTGCCGCGCACGCTGCGCCTCGACCAGTTCATCTCGCTGTGGATCAAACACCAGCTCGAGGTCATCCGTCGCCGCACCCAGTGGCAGCTCGACGAGGAGGAGCGCGCAGCGCACCTCGACCGCGGCCTGGTAAAGGCCCTCAACATGCTCGACGAGGTGATCGCGCTGATCCGTGCGAGCCGCACCGCCGAGGAGGCGAGCCTCGGGCTGCAGGACCTGCTCGACATCGACGAGCTCCAGGCCCGCAACATCCTCGACCAGCAGCTGCGTCGTCTCGCCTCGATGGAGATCCAGAAGATCGTCGACCGGCTCGCCGAACGCGAGCGCCGGATCGCCGACCTCAAGGACATCCTCGCCGACGAGGTCCGGCAGCGCACCATCATCTCCACGGAGCTGCAGGAGATCGTCGACAAGTACGGCGACGACCGTCGCACGCGCATCGTCGCGGCCGACGGCGACTTCTCCGAGGAGGACTTCATCCCCAACGAGGATGTCGTCGTCACCATCACGCACGGCGGCTACGCCAAGCGGACCCGCGCCGACCAGTACCGGCTGCAGAAGCGCGGCGGCAAGGGTGTGCGCGGCGCCTCGCTGCGGGCCGACGACGAGGTGCAGCACCTCTTCATCACCACGAACCACCAGTGGCTCCTGTTCTTCACCAACTACGGCCGCGTCTACCGCACGAAGGCCTGGCAGCTGCCGGAGGCCGGTCGTGACGCCAAGGGCGGCCACGTCGCGGGGCTGATGAACTTCCTGCCGGACGAGCGGATCGCCCAGGTGCTGACGATCAACAGCTACGAGGACGCCCCGTACCTGCTGCTCGCCACGAAGAAGGGCCTCGTCAAGAAGACCGAGCTGAAGGCCTACGACTCGCCGCGCCAGGCGGGAGTCATCGCGATCAACTTCCGTGACGAGGATGACGAACTGATCGGCGCGTCGCTGGTCAGCTCTGAGGACGACGTCCTGCTGATCTCGCGCAAGGCCCAGGCCATCCGGTTCCAGGCCGACGACTCGCAGCTGCGCCCGATGGGCCGCGCCACCTCCGGCGTCACCGGCATGAAGTTCCGCGACGGCGACGAGCTGCTCTCGCTCTCGGTCCTGAAGGCCGACGAGGACTACGAGGACCAGTTCGTCTTCACCGTCACCGACGGCGGCTTCGCCAAGCGCACCGTCATCGACGAGTACCGCCAGCAGGGTCGAGGCGGTCTCGGCATCAAGGCCATGAAGCTGAGCGAGGGCCGCGGCCAGCTCGTCGGCGGCCTGATCGTCGCCGAGGGCGACGAGGTGATCGCGATCAAGATGTCGGGCCAGGTGACCCGCTCCGCCGTCTCGGATGTCCCTGTCAAGGGACGCGACACGATGGGCGTCAAGTTCGTCGGTGTCCGCGGTGGGGACAGCGTCCGTGCGATCGCCCTGTACCCCGAGTCGAAGGTTCTGGAGGAGCTCGAATCCGAGGCGACTGAGAACGCCGCCGGGGAAGACACGGTCGAAGAGGGTACCGTAGGTGACGAAATTGTTGCCGAGACGGTGATCGAGCCGCAGGAGGACACCGATGAGTGA
- the gyrB gene encoding DNA topoisomerase (ATP-hydrolyzing) subunit B, with protein sequence MEKIEGLLDAADITVSGSYDADQISVLEGLEAVRKRPGMYIGSTGERGLHHLVQEIVDNSVDEALAGYCDSIEIELLDDGGVRVKDNGRGIPVKEHPVEKIPTVTLVLTVLHAGGKFGDGGYKVSGGLHGVGSSVVNALSDKLIVDVFRDGFHFQQTFHLGEPVTELEQLEETDTTGTTITFYASPDIFETTEYNYDTLATRFREMAFLNKGLKLSLIDLRTAHQVVTGDEGETDTPYSEFFYEEGLKDYVKYLSAGKESIHPTVIDVEAHAPDLGMGVEIAMQWNSSYSSSVYTFANTINTHEGGTHEEGFRAALTNTVNRWGESWGLMKKREDRVSGDDIREGLTAIVSIKVAEPQFEGQTKTKLGNTEAKSFVQRVMNDRLGDWFERNPAEGKEIVRKSQSAAQARIAARKARDMARSRKGLLGGSGLPGKLVDCQSTNPAECELFIVEGDSAGGSARGGRDPKTQAILPIRGKILNVEKARIDKILANKEVEAIINALGAGMQEDFDVDKLRYHKLVLMADADVDGAHIRTLLLTLLFRFMRPMIDAGHVFLAQPPLFRLRWSNAPHELAYSDSERDALRNAGLEAGKKLPQVNPIQRYKGLGEMNADDLWETTMDPENRILLQVTLDDAAMADQMFSILMGEDVEQRRSFIQRNAKDVRFLDI encoded by the coding sequence ATCGAGAAGATCGAGGGACTGCTCGACGCAGCAGACATCACCGTCTCCGGCAGCTACGACGCAGATCAGATCTCGGTCCTCGAGGGCCTTGAGGCTGTGCGCAAGCGCCCCGGTATGTACATCGGTTCGACGGGTGAGAGAGGGCTGCACCACCTCGTCCAGGAGATCGTCGACAACTCCGTCGACGAGGCCCTCGCCGGTTACTGCGACTCCATCGAGATCGAGCTGCTCGACGACGGCGGCGTCCGGGTCAAGGACAACGGGCGAGGCATCCCCGTCAAGGAGCACCCGGTCGAGAAGATCCCGACCGTCACCCTCGTGCTGACCGTGCTCCACGCCGGCGGCAAGTTCGGCGACGGTGGCTACAAGGTCTCCGGTGGCCTTCACGGCGTCGGCTCCTCCGTGGTCAACGCCCTCTCCGACAAGCTGATCGTCGACGTCTTCCGTGACGGCTTCCACTTCCAGCAGACCTTCCACCTCGGCGAGCCCGTCACCGAACTCGAGCAGCTCGAGGAGACGGACACGACCGGCACCACGATCACCTTCTACGCGTCGCCCGACATCTTCGAGACGACCGAGTACAACTACGACACCCTCGCGACCCGCTTTCGCGAGATGGCTTTCCTGAACAAGGGCCTCAAGCTCTCGCTGATCGACCTGCGCACCGCGCACCAGGTCGTCACCGGCGACGAGGGCGAGACCGACACCCCCTACAGCGAGTTCTTCTACGAGGAGGGCCTCAAGGACTACGTGAAGTACCTCTCCGCTGGCAAGGAGTCGATCCACCCGACGGTGATCGACGTCGAGGCGCACGCTCCCGACCTCGGCATGGGCGTCGAGATCGCCATGCAGTGGAACTCCAGCTACTCCAGCTCGGTCTACACCTTCGCCAACACCATCAACACCCACGAGGGCGGCACCCACGAAGAGGGCTTCCGCGCCGCGCTCACCAACACCGTCAACCGGTGGGGCGAGTCGTGGGGCCTGATGAAGAAGCGCGAGGACCGCGTCTCGGGTGACGACATCCGGGAGGGCCTCACCGCCATCGTGTCGATCAAGGTCGCCGAGCCGCAGTTCGAGGGCCAGACCAAGACCAAGCTCGGCAACACCGAGGCGAAGAGCTTCGTCCAGCGCGTCATGAACGACCGTCTCGGCGACTGGTTCGAGCGCAACCCCGCCGAGGGCAAGGAGATCGTCCGCAAGTCGCAGTCCGCCGCGCAGGCGCGCATCGCCGCCCGCAAGGCGCGCGACATGGCCCGCTCCCGCAAGGGCCTGCTCGGCGGCTCCGGCCTCCCAGGCAAGCTCGTCGACTGTCAGTCGACCAACCCCGCCGAGTGCGAACTGTTCATCGTCGAGGGCGACTCGGCGGGCGGCTCCGCCCGCGGTGGCCGCGATCCGAAGACGCAGGCGATCCTCCCGATCCGCGGAAAGATCCTCAACGTCGAGAAGGCACGCATCGACAAGATCCTCGCCAACAAGGAGGTCGAGGCGATCATCAACGCCCTCGGCGCCGGCATGCAGGAGGACTTCGACGTCGACAAGCTGCGCTACCACAAGCTCGTGCTGATGGCCGATGCCGATGTCGACGGCGCGCACATCCGCACGCTGCTGCTGACCCTGCTGTTCCGCTTCATGCGCCCGATGATCGACGCCGGTCACGTGTTCCTCGCACAGCCGCCGCTGTTCCGGCTCCGTTGGTCGAACGCGCCGCACGAACTGGCCTACAGCGACTCCGAGCGCGACGCCCTGCGCAACGCGGGCCTCGAGGCCGGCAAGAAGCTGCCGCAGGTCAACCCGATCCAGCGCTACAAGGGCCTCGGCGAGATGAACGCCGACGATCTCTGGGAGACCACTATGGATCCGGAGAACCGGATCCTGCTGCAGGTCACCCTCGATGACGCCGCGATGGCCGACCAGATGTTCTCGATCCTGATGGGCGAGGACGTCGAGCAGCGCCGCAGCTTCATCCAGCGCAACGCCAAGGACGTCCGGTTCCTCGACATCTGA
- a CDS encoding sulfite exporter TauE/SafE family protein, which yields MEWVLLIGAALLIGVAKTSFGGLASLSVAMLALAMPTKESTAAALLLLITGDVVAVLRYRKAADWKLLRGLIPAVVPGLLLGAWFLSWVDDLVLKRSIGALLLLFVLIQLAMMLFRRPQEAEDAPPHRALTVSAGVLAGFTTMAANAAGPVMAIYLQLAKVEKLRFLGTGAWYFLIINVAKTPLTASLGLFTPSVLTTAAFLVPVVLVGTLVGIAFIGKIPQRTFDIVTLLTSVIASVALIGS from the coding sequence ATGGAATGGGTGCTGCTGATCGGGGCCGCGCTGCTGATCGGGGTGGCCAAGACGAGCTTCGGCGGCCTCGCCTCCCTGTCGGTCGCGATGCTCGCGCTCGCGATGCCGACCAAGGAGTCGACCGCCGCCGCGCTCCTGCTCCTGATCACGGGCGACGTGGTCGCCGTCCTGAGGTACAGGAAGGCGGCCGACTGGAAGCTCCTGCGCGGCCTCATCCCCGCGGTGGTCCCCGGACTCCTGCTCGGCGCCTGGTTCCTCTCCTGGGTGGACGATCTGGTGCTGAAGCGCTCGATCGGGGCGCTCCTGCTGCTGTTCGTGCTCATTCAGCTCGCCATGATGCTGTTCCGCAGGCCGCAGGAGGCCGAGGACGCTCCGCCGCACCGGGCGTTGACCGTCTCCGCCGGGGTGCTCGCCGGGTTCACCACGATGGCTGCCAACGCGGCCGGCCCGGTAATGGCCATCTATCTGCAGTTGGCGAAGGTCGAGAAGCTGAGGTTCCTCGGTACCGGCGCCTGGTACTTCCTGATCATCAACGTGGCAAAGACTCCGCTCACCGCCTCGCTCGGACTGTTCACCCCGTCCGTGCTGACGACGGCGGCGTTCCTCGTCCCCGTCGTCCTGGTGGGCACCCTGGTGGGGATCGCGTTCATCGGAAAGATCCCGCAGCGGACCTTCGACATCGTGACGCTGCTCACCTCCGTTATCGCGTCGGTCGCACTCATTGGCTCATAA
- a CDS encoding DUF2461 domain-containing protein, with translation MGGANLGGVTSLESFPVPAMSFYRDLEEDNSREWWLANKARYERDVRDPFRAVAALLADEFGEAKLFRPNRDVRFSADKSPYKTHQGLFVQVAPACGFYCEVNSAEAIAVGGFYEARSEALARVRAGMADDESGPVLEALLSELTGAGWLNSSEQLRTAPRGYTRDHPRIELLRFKTLGVEREIVAEGVDEFAAEVAQAWRSVAALIDWFAVRLRD, from the coding sequence GTGGGCGGCGCTAATCTCGGTGGCGTGACCTCGCTCGAGAGCTTCCCGGTGCCCGCCATGTCCTTCTACCGCGACCTGGAGGAGGACAACTCACGCGAGTGGTGGCTCGCGAACAAGGCCCGCTACGAGCGCGATGTGCGCGATCCGTTCCGCGCGGTGGCTGCCCTCCTGGCCGACGAGTTCGGCGAGGCGAAGCTTTTCCGGCCCAACCGCGACGTCAGGTTCAGCGCAGACAAGTCGCCCTACAAGACCCACCAGGGGCTCTTCGTGCAGGTGGCGCCCGCCTGCGGCTTCTACTGCGAGGTCAACTCGGCCGAGGCCATCGCCGTCGGCGGCTTCTATGAGGCGAGGTCGGAAGCCCTCGCAAGGGTGCGGGCAGGGATGGCCGACGACGAATCCGGGCCCGTGCTCGAGGCCCTCCTGTCGGAGCTGACCGGTGCCGGGTGGCTCAACTCAAGCGAGCAGTTGCGTACCGCTCCGCGCGGTTACACCAGGGACCATCCGCGAATCGAACTGCTGCGGTTCAAGACGCTGGGCGTCGAGCGCGAGATCGTCGCCGAAGGCGTGGACGAATTCGCCGCCGAAGTGGCGCAGGCGTGGCGCTCGGTGGCGGCGCTGATCGACTGGTTCGCCGTCCGGCTGCGCGACTGA